Proteins found in one Anas acuta chromosome 4 unlocalized genomic scaffold, bAnaAcu1.1 SUPER_4_unloc_1, whole genome shotgun sequence genomic segment:
- the LOC137848773 gene encoding RANBP2-like and GRIP domain-containing protein 8 isoform X34, giving the protein MLRRSKAEVECYVASVQASAASQREKSLKGFQFAKLYFELKEYELAKRYVSTYLSVQKRDPRAHRFLGQIYEAEDNIEKAFGCYRRSVELNPMQKDLVLKIAELLCNNAVTDERAKYWVEKSAKLFPGSPAVYKLKITPYHPIWVKVRVIANWKSPIRISSMRQK; this is encoded by the exons ATGTTGAGGCGCAGCAAGGCCGAGGTGGAGTGCTATGTCGCCTCCGTGCAGGCCTCTGCGGCTTCTCAGAGAGAG AAATCGTTGAAAGGATTCCAGTTCGCTAAGCTGTATTTTGAACTAAAGGAGTATGAACTCGCTAAAAG GTATGTATCTACATACCTCAGTGTGCAAAAGAGAGATCCGAGAGCACACAGATTTCTTGGACAAATTTATGAAGCTGAGGACAACATAGAAAAAGCTTTTGGATGTTACAGG CGTTCTGTGGAGTTGAACCCAATGCAGAAAGATCTAGTACTGAAGATAGCGGAGTTACTGTGCAATAATGCCGTCACTGATGAAAGAGCAAAATACTGGGTTGAAAAATCTGCTAAGTTGTTTCCTGGAAGCCCTGCTGTTTACAAGTTGAAG ATAACACCTTACCATCCCATTTGGGTAAAAGTCAGAGTAATAGCGAACTGGAAGTCGCCCATCAGAATCTCCAG CATGAGACAAAAATGA
- the LOC137848773 gene encoding RANBP2-like and GRIP domain-containing protein 8 isoform X32: MLRRSKAEVECYVASVQASAASQREKSLKGFQFAKLYFELKEYELAKRYVSTYLSVQKRDPRAHRFLGQIYEAEDNIEKAFGCYRRSVELNPMQKDLVLKIAELLCNNAVTDERAKYWVEKSAKLFPGSPAVYKLKEQLLDCKAPSLAELHKYDVDNTLPSHLGKSQSNSELEVAHQNLQRERSAQEKYALELERRERALVEREKLLHRCEAAFAAIKDADEDV, translated from the exons ATGTTGAGGCGCAGCAAGGCCGAGGTGGAGTGCTATGTCGCCTCCGTGCAGGCCTCTGCGGCTTCTCAGAGAGAG AAATCGTTGAAAGGATTCCAGTTCGCTAAGCTGTATTTTGAACTAAAGGAGTATGAACTCGCTAAAAG GTATGTATCTACATACCTCAGTGTGCAAAAGAGAGATCCGAGAGCACACAGATTTCTTGGACAAATTTATGAAGCTGAGGACAACATAGAAAAAGCTTTTGGATGTTACAGG CGTTCTGTGGAGTTGAACCCAATGCAGAAAGATCTAGTACTGAAGATAGCGGAGTTACTGTGCAATAATGCCGTCACTGATGAAAGAGCAAAATACTGGGTTGAAAAATCTGCTAAGTTGTTTCCTGGAAGCCCTGCTGTTTACAAGTTGAAG GAGCAGTTGCTGGATTGTAAAGCACCATCGCTAGCGGAACTTCATAAATATGATGTTG ATAACACCTTACCATCCCATTTGGGTAAAAGTCAGAGTAATAGCGAACTGGAAGTCGCCCATCAGAATCTCCAG AGGGAGCGTTCAGCACAGGAGAAATATGCACTGGAACTTGAGAGACGAGAACGTGCTCTAGTTGAGCGAGAAAAATTGCTTCACAGATGTGAAGCAGCTTTCGCTGCAATAAAAGATGCTGATGAAGACGTTTAG
- the LOC137848773 gene encoding RANBP2-like and GRIP domain-containing protein 8 isoform X33 gives MLRRSKAEVECYVASVQASAASQREKSLKGFQFAKLYFELKEYELAKRYVSTYLSVQKRDPRAHRFLGQIYEAEDNIEKAFGCYRRSVELNPMQKDLVLKIAELLCNNAVTDERAKYWVEKSAKLFPGSPAVYKLKITPYHPIWVKVRVIANWKSPIRISSSMGQKGAN, from the exons ATGTTGAGGCGCAGCAAGGCCGAGGTGGAGTGCTATGTCGCCTCCGTGCAGGCCTCTGCGGCTTCTCAGAGAGAG AAATCGTTGAAAGGATTCCAGTTCGCTAAGCTGTATTTTGAACTAAAGGAGTATGAACTCGCTAAAAG GTATGTATCTACATACCTCAGTGTGCAAAAGAGAGATCCGAGAGCACACAGATTTCTTGGACAAATTTATGAAGCTGAGGACAACATAGAAAAAGCTTTTGGATGTTACAGG CGTTCTGTGGAGTTGAACCCAATGCAGAAAGATCTAGTACTGAAGATAGCGGAGTTACTGTGCAATAATGCCGTCACTGATGAAAGAGCAAAATACTGGGTTGAAAAATCTGCTAAGTTGTTTCCTGGAAGCCCTGCTGTTTACAAGTTGAAG ATAACACCTTACCATCCCATTTGGGTAAAAGTCAGAGTAATAGCGAACTGGAAGTCGCCCATCAGAATCTCCAG
- the LOC137848773 gene encoding peptidyl-prolyl cis-trans isomerase-like isoform X35 has protein sequence MLRRSKAEVECYVASVQASAASQREGGDVTNHDGTGGRSIYGDAFEEESFEVKHTGPGLLSMANRGRDTNNSQFFTTLKTVEALDFKHVVFGFVTDGTDVVKKLESFGSPNGLVSGRVVITDCGQIENSGF, from the exons ATGTTGAGGCGCAGCAAGGCCGAGGTGGAGTGCTATGTCGCCTCCGTGCAGGCCTCTGCGGCTTCTCAGAGAGAG ggaggtGATGTAACTAACCATGATGGAACAGGTGGACGGTCAATTTATGGAGATGCATTTGAAGAAGAGAGCTTTGAAGTGAAGCACACGGGTCCTGGATTGCTGTCGATGGCAAATAGGGGTCGGGATACGAATAACTCTCAGTTCTTCACAACACTCAAAACAGTAGAAGCCTTGGACTTTAAACACgtggtgtttggttttgtgaCAGATGGAACGGATGTTGTGAAAAAGCTCGAATCCTTTGGTTCTCCCAACGGGTTAGTAAGTGGAAGAGTTGTCATTACAGACTGTGGGCAAATAGAGAATTCTGGCTTTTGA